ACAATAACAGCGAGTTCTAACCTATCATTTTGAGATTTCACGTATCATCCTCGCGAGTATTATTTACCTTCAGTCATTAAACCTACTGATTTGATGCCTGCGTCTTTCAATAATGAAATACCTTTCATTACCTCTTCATAAGGAACATCTTTACCACCAGCGACAAGAAATAAAGTATTATTATCTTTTTGGAATGCATCTCCAGCATAAGCAATAACATCTTGCTCAGTTAAATTTTCCTGCTGGTTTGCTTGAACATAATTCCCATCAATTTTTAGCTTATACTCTGCGACACCCGATATTTCTAAAATAACAGGGGTTTTATCTTCATTTGAAACTGATTGACTGTGACGATCTTCGGGCAACTCTACTTCAACACTTTGACTGATGATTGGAGCTGTAGCCATGAAAATAAGTAACAATACGAGTAACACGTCCAAAAATGGAACAATGTTAATTTCAGATTTAATGTCATTACGTTTACGACGACGGTAAGACATAGATTCCTCTTCTATATTAGTAAAGGATCTTACAAGCGGTAAGATCCATCTTAAAATTTACAAATTATTTTTTCGCAAATACTTGGCGGTGTAAAATTGTTGTGAACTCATCAATGAAATTCACATAATTTTGCTCTAATTTGCCAACTCTTAAATTTAAACGGTTATAAGCCATGACTGCTGGAATTGCTG
Above is a genomic segment from Actinobacillus indolicus containing:
- the tolR gene encoding colicin uptake protein TolR; the encoded protein is MSYRRRKRNDIKSEINIVPFLDVLLVLLLIFMATAPIISQSVEVELPEDRHSQSVSNEDKTPVILEISGVAEYKLKIDGNYVQANQQENLTEQDVIAYAGDAFQKDNNTLFLVAGGKDVPYEEVMKGISLLKDAGIKSVGLMTEGK